The following nucleotide sequence is from Rhizobium etli CFN 42.
AGATTTGTCGCAAGGCGGGGATCAGTCAGACGACTTACTTCAACTGGAAGAAAAAGTACGCCGGCATGTTGCCGCCAGAGATGAAGAGGCGCAAGCAGCTTGAGGACGGGAATTCGCGATTGAAGAAGATCGTCGCGGATCTGACGTTGGACCGTGAGATGCTGCAGGACGCCATCCGCCGAAAGCTCTAGGTCGTGTGGACAGTTATCTGATCCATAGCATTGTCGCCGCGATAGTGACGACGGCGAGGTAGTTTTCGGCGGTTTTCTCGAAGCGCGTCGCGACCCTTCTGAACTGCTTGAGTTTAGAAAAGCAGCATTCGATCAGGTGTCGCTGAGCATAGAGATGTTTGTCGAGCGGGTATTTTCGCGCACTCGAAGGATTGTTGGGGATCACTGCCACGGCGCCCTTATCGGCGATGGCATTGCGCAGGTGATTGCTGTCATAGGCGGTATCGGCCATGATGATGTCGGCGGGTAGGCCCTCGATCAGGGCGTCGGCTTGCGGCGCATCGCCCTTCTGGCCTGCGGTCAATGTGAAGCGGACCGGGCAACCGAGACCCCGCACGGCCATGTGGATCTTGGTGCTCAATCCGCCGCGGGAGCGGCCAAGGGCTTGATCTTCAGCCCCTTTTTTGCGCCGGCAGCGTGCTGATGGGCGCGGATGATGGTGGAATCAACAATCAAGTACTCGAAGTCTGGATCGTCCGCCATCGCCTCGAATATGCGCCACCAGATGCCCTTCCGGCTCCAGCGGCTGAAACGACGGAAGACACTGTTCCACTCGCCGAACACTTCTGGCAGATCGCGCCAGGGCGAGCCCGTTCGCACAATCCAAAGCACCGCTTCCATAAACATGCGGTTGTCGCGGCCGGACGAACCGCGTGTGCGCTCGTCACCAATGATGTGGTGCGATATCCGCTCCCACTGCTCGTCCCGAAGGATCAGACGATCCAAAACACCCATGACTGCCTCCAAAAGACAGTCTTGAATCTGATTTGCTCAGCCTTGGGAATCCCAAGAGTCCACACCGCCTAAGGCCTGAGGGGTAGCGGGAGGTGGTGTCATGTGCCGCGATTGGGCGATCTCGATCCGGCGTGCCTGTGGCGCGTTGAACTTCGATCGGTCGACCGATCACTACATCTCTCGCCGCGCCGAGGCCGGTCTAGACCTGTAAGCGCGGGTGCGCTACGGCTATCGTCGCGTGCATGTGCTTTTGGAACGCGAGGGTTGGGGCACCAACATCAAGCGAACCTATCGCATTTACAGGGACTTGGGACTGCAGCTGCGGAATAAGACTCGGAAGCGCCGTGTTAAGGCGAAACTTCGCGAGGATCGGCAAATGGCTGTCGGACCAAATGACGTGTGGGCGATGGACTTCGTGCACGACCAGCTCGCAACCGGAAAGAAACTGCGGGTCCTGACGGTGGTCGCCACCTTCTCACGCTATGTTCCCGCGCTTGATCCGCCTCACAGCTATCGAGGTGAAGATGTCGTGCAGACGTTGGGACGGGTGTGACGATTTTCGTTATAGTGCGCACTATGAGTCCGATTACGCAACATACGTATTGAACCCTCATTCTCTAATCGAGGCGCCGTTACGTGGAACCGCATTTCCTTTCCCGAAGAAATAACCTACCTCACGGCATCTCTATGAAAGGTGACGAGGCGTTAGGTTTGACTGGCCCGTCCACGCGTCTGTAACGGCTGCCCGATCTTCCAAAGCATGCTTGTGTCGATCTCAAGCTCGACTCCAACCTTGCCCGCACCTGTGACTACGGTAGGATAAGAAAAAAGGGCGGTGTCGATCAGTACAGCGATCTTCTGGAGACCGAATGGTGATACGCTTCCTGACGGGTAGCCGAAGAGATCGAGTACCTGTTCTTTCTGAGCAAGCTCGGCTCGTTTCCATCCATACGTGCCAGCAACCGCTTTCATGTCAATCTTTGAAGGTGATGGCAGCAAAACGGCACAAAGGTGGCGCGCAGGATGAGACCGGCGCATCACATCGTTCGCTTTCTGCTCGGCAATAATCATCGTCTTTGCAACGCGCCCCACGGGAACGCCGATAGCAGAGGCTAAATCGGAAGGAGATGTAATAGGGGTGGCGAACTCACTATAGCGCCACAATCGTACCGTCGACGCTCCGATCTGGTGCAGTTCAGCAAGTACGTTCGGATGAACGTCCAACATAGTCGTTTCCTTCCGGTTCACCTGGTAGGACGATCGAGGATAGCTGTTTCAGCGACTGCGAGTACAGCCCTCTTGCGAGTAAGTTTCAGGCGGTTCGCTCCAAAAGCTGCCTAATGCGGCGGCGACCCTCGTTCCCAAAAATACTGAAGTAAGCCTCCAGGCACTTATCGCTATCGAGCATGAAAGGAGCATCATATTTGGTGATATGCCGAATAGCCAAGGCTGGAACCGTTGTGTCGAGCGGTCGAAACATCCTGTTGTGCAAACCGGGCTCCGGGCAACCTGGATAAAATTCACCGATCATGAAACCTTCCTGAATGAAGTCGGGCTTCAGCCGTTTTTGCAGTTGACCAATCCTGATGATCTCTCCTTCATCCTGTATTCCAGGAAGGGCAATGATAATGGCCTTATAGATCCAGTCGCCCGTTCGATCGTTGAAGGACTTTACGGGTTTCATCTGGCTGAAGACGGCGAGCATACGCGCCAAATCGTTTTCGATTTCGTCAACTGCAACAGCTTGCGACGCGGCAACCCGTAAAAGCCCCTTCGTCAGAGCCTCGGGAACGAAAGGGCAAACGCTCCCGTCCCGACCTAAATGAGGATGTGGATTGGAGAGGAATTCTGAGGCATACCGAGCAAATTTCTGAAGAGCTGCGTTTGCATACTCATCATAGGCGTTGTATCCCGCATCAATATTCTTTTCCAGAATTTCGCCCACTGTCATCAATGGACCAATCGTCCCGAAAGGTTGGCTGTAATCTTTCCAAATCTCTTTATTCATTTCGGATCCCTGGTTCGAAAAGCCACGTGCAAAACGGAAGGTCGGGCTCTTGCATGCCAGCTCGGGCGGCGGGCGAGCTGGTCGGGGGCCAATCAAGAGACCGACCTTCCATCGGAAGCGAAGCTCCCGAATTTTTGATAGCACTCGTAGTTACACTTGTGTAACTGTTTTTTTAAATGGATGTGAAAACAAGAGCGGGGGCTCGTGCACGATGAAGGTTAGTCTCACGACCGCCCGCAAATTCTTATATTCGTCGTAGTTATGAAGACATACATATGATAAATGTCGCCGCGATGGGATCCGGTAACAGGCTTTGGGTGAAAACAGAACGACCCATTGCGCAGAGGCGTGGCCGTGGCGAAGACAACACGAAGAAAAATATATACGCCAGAACAGATCGACGTCGGCGTAAAGCATAAGCTTGAGAAAATTGACTCGTTTTTGTCAGATCTCTTTAGCGAAAATTCCGAAGAAAAACTATTCCTGAGGAATATTCTTGGATTGATGCTTAAAGTATATCATATGGACGCCAATAACAAACCCATGACGAAGATGCAGGCGTGTCGCTATCTGCCTTTCAAAAACCAGACTGTTTGCCAAAAGTATGTCGAGGCAGCGCATTTGCGTGGGTTCATCGACATCACTCGGGATAAAACGGACAAACGGCGTCTGATTGTTGTTCCAAAGGAGCCGTTGGTTGTCTATGTCAATGAATATATAGCTGACTTCCTTGATGACTGCCGTAGAGCGATTGACAGTGCCGCTCAAGTAGCTACGCTTCCTGAGGAAGGGATGGCAACGGCAAGTTCTTCATCTATTGATAAATCGCCAGCGTCTTCTGGGGCACCTGTGGGTTCCTCTCAAA
It contains:
- a CDS encoding IS5-like element ISRel13 family transposase (programmed frameshift), encoding MGVLDRLILRDEQWERISHHIIGDERTRGSSGRDNRMFMEAVLWIVRTGSPWRDLPEVFGEWNSVFRRFSRWSRKGIWWRIFEAMADDPDFEYLIVDSTIIRAHQHAAGGKKGAEDQALGRSRGGLSTKIHMAVRGLGCPVRFTLTAGQKGDAPQADALIEGLPADIIMADTAYDSNHLRNAIADKGAVAVIPNNPSSARKYPLDKHLYAQRHLIECCFSKLKQFRRVATRFEKTAENYLAVVTIAATMLWIR
- a CDS encoding aminoacyl-tRNA deacylase, which gives rise to MLDVHPNVLAELHQIGASTVRLWRYSEFATPITSPSDLASAIGVPVGRVAKTMIIAEQKANDVMRRSHPARHLCAVLLPSPSKIDMKAVAGTYGWKRAELAQKEQVLDLFGYPSGSVSPFGLQKIAVLIDTALFSYPTVVTGAGKVGVELEIDTSMLWKIGQPLQTRGRASQT
- a CDS encoding DUF6875 domain-containing protein, producing MNKEIWKDYSQPFGTIGPLMTVGEILEKNIDAGYNAYDEYANAALQKFARYASEFLSNPHPHLGRDGSVCPFVPEALTKGLLRVAASQAVAVDEIENDLARMLAVFSQMKPVKSFNDRTGDWIYKAIIIALPGIQDEGEIIRIGQLQKRLKPDFIQEGFMIGEFYPGCPEPGLHNRMFRPLDTTVPALAIRHITKYDAPFMLDSDKCLEAYFSIFGNEGRRRIRQLLERTA